In Anthocerotibacter panamensis C109, the sequence GGGGTGCTTTTGGTCGAGCCTGCACTCACCGTGGTGGATACTACCGCTCAGGTGCTGGGTTATCGCCTCACCTGCTTTGTGCCGACAACTCAGAAAGGGACTTCACTTGCGCTCAGCAGTGACGCCTACTTGCTGAGCCCTGCCAATTGACATCCTCACCTGGCTGAAGCCATGGTGATTCCTAAACCTCACGATATGGCCTGCGGCCACGCAGGGCTATTAGGTTTCTGTTTCCTCCCATTGCTGGGGTTGCTTACGCACGCCCCAATGGGTCTACGCAACTGCCTCCACTCTCTAGGAGTTTTTTGGTCTTATGTTCGCTCCACAGACTTCAAGCTTTAACCCGCTTTCCCGGATGCCCCATGGCCCGCGGCCACGCAGGGCTATCGGTATGGGTCGGGGCAGACTTGGTTATCGTCCACCCCGCATTCAAGTTATCGCGCTCACACGGCTTTGTAAAGCCGTCCTAGAAGGACGGGGTCTTATACCCATTTCACTCGATAAAAAAAGCCTTGGGTGAATACCCAAGGCCGGATGGAGTTTGAGCCGCTAAGGGGAGATTTTGACCACCTCATTTTTCAGAATCCCAGGTCCATAGTCTGGGATGTTCGCTGGTGGAGGCGGTACGAAGCCTTGGGCGCGGTCAATATCCGCCCCATAGCTGGGCAAGCGTTGGATCTGTGGCGTGACTAGGGCTAGCAGCACCTGGTCCTGGTTGTTCACGCTCACCGAACGGAATAGACCTCCTATCAAGGGGAGGTCTCCGAGCAGAGGCAGTTTAAATTCGGTCTCCGAGTGGGTGCGCCGGTTGGTCCCCGCCAGTGCCACTGTCCCCCCGTTTTGGACGATTACCGACGGATAATTCACATTGGTCTCATCAATGACCAATTCGTTGCCGCTGCCGGTGAAGTTGCTCACCCGGACATTCAGGTTGAGCCGCACATACCCCTCGGACGGCAAGACCTCCGGGATTAAGTTCACGCTTGTTCTGATCGGCACCTCCTGGAACGTTTGTAGCGTCGTTGTGGCTGCCCCTGTGACAGCGCCGGGTACCCGGACCCTGATGGTTCGTTCTACGGTCGCTGATTGCCCATTCGTGACGACGACATCCTGGTCCAATAGGGTCTCCGACCGGCCCTGCGTCTCCAAAAGTTGGAGCTGGGCCAGAAAGGTTCCGATTGCCAGCGTCCCCAAAGCACCGGGAGCAGCCACTATGGTGTTCACCGTGCTACTGAGAGGATTGCCCGTAGCTGTCACGCCGGGAGCTGTTCGGTTCAGTCCGACGAACGCCTGCGCATTGAGCACTGGGTTCCCCTGGCTGTCGAACAATCCAGTCCCCTGGTTAATGCTGTAGGTCAGCCCCCGGTCTACTGCGTCGCTGCGGTTCACAAGGACGAGTCGGACCCGTGCGTTCACTTGATAGGGACTCTCTTCGCCTCCAACTACCAGCCAGCCTGTTCCTGGTTGGCGATACACGCGCAGATTGAGTGCTGCGACGAGTGAGCGTAGCGCTATTTGAGGATCTTTTGCAGACAAAGTATTGTATGAGCACTCGCTTTCGGCCCTGCCTCCCTGACCCCCTGCTCCTGGAGTTCCCTGGGCGGAATTAATAAACAGTACAGGAGTTCCCGCAAGTTCTCCGACCCGTCTTATCAAATCTCCACAGGAGGTACTCCGCGCAAAAAGCTGAAACTTGTTTGGCGTGGAGGTGGTGGTTCGCTGGGGCTCTGTGGTCGGCAGGATAGAGGGAGGAGATGGTGGATCTGCTGTACGGACCTGTGCCTGTACTGGCAGAGTTAGCAAGCCAAGCAACAGCAGGATGGGGATTTTCATATTTACCTCAAGGTGCTCTAAATAAAAGTATTGATTTTTAACCAGCATTCCACAGGCTGAGGGTTATTCAGAATCATCATGAGCTGCATGGGACAGATAGTAAAATTTTTTCTCAAACTCAATTTCTAAGGTTGGGGCCATCCCCCACAAACCATAATTACTAAGGTAGGTTCTGATGAAAAAGCAAATCCAGTCCGGTGTGCTGACAGCCGTCGCTACCCTTACCCTCCTAGGAGGGATGGCTGCCCCTGCGCACGCAGCTCAAGGGGGTATCAATTTCAGCAGCCCAATTGCCTTCTTGCTGAAATTCTTCGGCTTGGGCGATCCCCAGCCTCTCCTGTCCTGTGCCGGAACTGCGAACAGTGGCACTACGAAGTGTGTACCTGTCAAATAATCGTTGAGCTATCACAGTTCTCTGCAATTTGGGGCAAGCCTTCTTGCCCTTTTTTAGTCGCAGGTGACTCCATCTCAGCGTCGGCTAATTGTGCCTGGAGCCGAGATAGCGCAGCTCTACACGCCTGCAATTGTGCCTCAAGCTCACTCGCTACCTGCTTCCAGGTGGGCTTGGCCTCCTGGCCTTGTTTCTGTTTGAGTTGTTGCATGGCCCGGTATAGTTTTAATTCTCCACTCACTACCGCCTGATATAGGGCTGTATCCTGTTCACGCAGAGCCTTTAGAGCCTTTACATACTGACTATTTGTGCCTACCAGCTTTGCTACTGTTTGAGTCGCCCGACCCTGGGAAAAATTTTTCCCAGGGTCTACCTCGACCGCTCTTCCTGCCCTCTCCCGCTTGCGGGCCTCTGCCTCGAAAATGGGCAGCAAATTGAGAGCCAAGACCACCCGATGGATAGGCGTCAGCTTACGGGGGTTGTACTTCTGGAGCGACAGAACAAACAGAATTAAATCTGCTTCGCCTTGCCCGGTCCAGACTCGAAACTCGGGGTCTATACCCACCTCCTGGTACGCGAGGTATAGGTCACGGCGTTCAAGGCACAGGCCCTGTTGGTCGGTCCACAGGGGCTCGATTATCCCTTTCTTTAGGTTGAGGATCACGGCATTGAACTCCTCCGGTAACATCGGAGGAAAAATGTCACAGATGGGGTGGAACGCAATAGCCGGAGAAGACGGCTCCTGAGTCAAGACAGACGCCAGATGATGCTCGACATTCCCGACCTCCAGACTTCCGTGATCCATAGAGCGCTGGGTGATGTGAAATCGCTCCTTACGGCGGTGACGGCCCAGGTCTCTACCACTGGAGCTTGCAGTGAGCATTGGGGTGTACCTACTCCCACTCCAGCAAACTTTACAGGATTAGGCAAAATTTAGTCAAGTCTCAAAATTATTTTCCATAAACCTTATCTCCACAAGGTTTATGGAAAATGTTTAGAGGACTGAAAATCCTCGTGTCGCCGGTTCAAGTCCGGCTCCTGGCAATCACCATCCACATGTACAAACCTGGGATGCTCCAGCGCTACCCGGTCTATCCGATAGCATCCCTATAGGCAATCCATTTCTCTTGACCTCACGTAATTGGGTTGTGAGAGTGATACCCTACACGTTTTGCCTGAGAGCTGTCATGGTTGAGAATCTTGTCATCATTGGCTCAGGACCGGCGGGCTACACCGCTGCTATCTATGCTGGACGCGCTCACCTCCAACCGTTGGTTTTTGAAGGTTTCCAAGCAGGAGGAGTGCCCGGTGGACAATTGATGACGACTACTGAGGTTGAAAACTTCCCCGGATTTCCTGATGGGGTCCAGGGGCCAGAATTGATGCATCGGACCCGTCTTCAGGCTCAACGCTGGGGTGCACGGCTTGTGGGCGAAGACATTACTTCCGTGGACTTTAGTAAGCGGCCCTTCAGCATCACGGGTGATGATATTCAAGTAGAAGCTCACGCCGTCATCCTTGCGACCGGGGCCACCGCTCGCAGGCTCCACCTGCCTGGAGAAGAGGAATTCTGGAACAACGGTATCTCCGCCTGCGCCATCTGTGACGGGGCAAATCCCTTATTTGCGGGGGCTGAGGTAGCCGTGGTTGGCGGTGGAGATACTGCCTGCGAAGAGGCTCAATTCTTAACCAAGTACGCCCGTACGGTCCACCTGTTGGTACGGCGTGACCAACTGCGCGCGTCCAAGGCGATGCAGGAACGGGTTTTGAGCCACCCTAATATCCGCATCCATTGGCAAACCCAGCCGATTGCTGCGCAGGGAGATAGCGTTCTGAAATCCCTCCAACTCCAGAACACTCAGACCCAAGAAGTCACCCAATTGGCCGTAGGTGGGCTTTTCTACGCCATCGGTCACCAACCCAACACCGGACTATTTCAGGGTCAGGTGCACTTGGATGAGCAGGGCTATGTGGAAACCTGGGGCAAATCCACTGCCACGAGCGTCGAGGGCGTCTGGGCGGCTGGGGATGTCCAAGACCGTCGCTACCGTCAGGCAGTCACTGCCGCTGGGACTGGCTGCATGGCAGCTCTGGAAGCTGAACACTGGCTCTCCTGGAACGCCCTTGTTCAGCCCCAAATACTTTCCACTGTTCTTTAGGAGATAGACCTCATGAGTTCAACACCAGCCAATGTCTACATCGGTGGTAGTGCCTTTCAACAGCTCCAACAGTCCAGCACTGGACTGATTTTGGTGGATGTGGTCGCTCCTCACTGCGCTTCTTGTGAAACCCTCAAGCCTGTCCTCCATGACTTAGCCGCCCAACATCCCGATAGCTTGAATCTGGTCCAGATTGACATGAGTGAAGACCCGGATCTAGCCATTGAATTGGGGGTCCGCAGTGCACCCACCGTGGTTTTCATCAAGGGTGGGAAGCTCCTGACACGGATGGCTGGTCTCAAGCCCAAGAAACAATATCTGGAGACAGTCCAGCAGTACCTCTAAATCTTGGTCTATGCTGTCGCTCGCCTGCCCTGAACTAAAAAGCTTTGCAGCCGGAGCGCATCTCAATCTGTTGCATCGTTCACTGGAGCATTTGGTCATGACACGTCTTGAAGAACGCCCTCAGGGTACTGAGCCTGGGACATCCAAATCTACAGGCATCCCAATTTGGCTCTATATAACGCTGGGGTTGGTGGTAGTGGGGGTAGGTCTGGTCACCGTTGGACCTGTCTCCAAAAGCATTGAACACCTGATTTCAGCAATAGAGAACACGTACCAGCAGTGGTTCCAGAATCAGGATACCAATCAGCCCATTATTCTGCTTCCGCTAGCTTTTGCCGGGGGCTTGATCGCCAGTATTTCGCCTTGTATCCTGGCCCTTTTGCCCTTAAATCTGAGCTACATCGGCACTCGGAATATCACCTCGCGCTGGGATGCCTTCCTCAAAGCCGGGGCTTTTGTGCTGGGGGCGGTCACGGTGTTGAGTTTGTTTGGGTTGTTCTCCTCTTTTGCCGGAGCGGTAATTGTCGATTACAAAGGCTATATCAATGTCGGGGTAGGGTTGATTATCCTGGTCATGGGCTTGAGCCTGCTGGAGGTCATTCGCATTCCACTGCCTGAGGTAAATCTGGACCTGCCGATTGCCGGACCTTTTGGCGTGGGTTTCACCTTTGCTCTAGTCAGTTCTCCTTGTGCAAGTCCGGTCCTCTTTGCGGTCTTGGCAGCGGCAGCGGCTACGGGTTCACAACTGCTGGGCACGCTCACCATGGTCAGCTATGCTCTCGGTTACACCGCAGTAATCTTTGTCTCCAGCCTCTTTACTGGACTGGCGAAGCAAGCGGGGGGGCTGCTCAACTATTCCAAGGTCATCATTCAAGTTGGGAGTATCGCGCTACTTTTGACAGGGGGCTACTACCTGACGGTCGGGGCACTCTGGTTCTTGTAGGGGTCGCGTATCAAGGGGGCAACACTCCGCCCCCTATTGATTTAGTGCTTGTTCGCAAGTAACTTGTTGATCTATTTGCTCTCTAGGGTTCAAAAATCTGAGACGATAGGTCTGCACGGAGGGAGCCCCTAATGATAAAAGTCTATGACCTCGCTGGAGCTGAGGAGGATCTGCGGTTTAGCCCCAACTGTTGGCGTGTGAAGATGGCGCTCAAGCACAAAGGGCTTACGTTCGAGGCTATCCCCTGGCGGTTTGTAGAGAAAGATGCGATTGCCTTCTCCGGTCAGAAGACGGTCCCGGTACTCGTCGATGGGGACCAAACCATCATTGATAGTTGGAGTATTGCCTGCTACTTGGAGGCTGCCTATCCAGAGCACCCTAGTCTCTTCGGCGGGTCCGTAGGGATGGGCACAGCCCGATGGGTGAAATTTTGGTGCGAGCAGGAACTCCATTCCATCCTTTTTAAAATAATCCTGCCTGACCTTTTTGAACGCCTACACGAAAAAGACAAGCCCTATTTTCGGCAGACGCGCGAAGCCCGCTTTGGCAAAACTTTGGAGCAGATAGCCGAACCCACTACAGAAGCAGTAGCTACCCTCCGCAAGCGTCTCTCCCCGCTACGGGCGACGCTGGAGCAACAACCTTATCTAAGCGGCGTGCAGCCCAGCTTTGCTGACTATCTTATCTTTGGGGCCTTAATGTGGGCGCGATCAGTCTCTCCCATCCAACTTTTGGAGCCCACCGACTCAGTCTATCTTTGGCGTGACCGGCTCCTTGATAGCTTTGACGGGTATGCCCGCAGCGCACCGGGTTATCCCAGCTAAATTCTTAGCAGTTTTCCTCACATCTTTTGAGCGACCCGCGAAGCTTCTTGGGCATAGTGGCAGACGGCCCAATGTTCTTCACTGATCTTGATACGGGGCGGGACGGTGGTGCCACATAGTTCGGTAGCCATGAAGCAACGAGGATGAAAGGGGCAGCCGGAGGGTGGGTTGATGGGGCTAGGGACATCCCCGGTCAGGCGGATGCGTTCGGCCTTGGGGGTGCTAGAGGCTTCTGGGATCGCAGAGAGCAGGGCTTGGGTATAGGGATGTCTCGGGTCACAGAACAGTTGTTCGGTGGGGGCTTGCTCAACGATCCGTCCTAGATACATCACCGCCACTTCATCACATAGATGCCGGACTACGGAGAGGTCATGGGAGATAAAAAGCAGCGTCAGCTTAAATTTCTCTCGCAGATCGATGAGTAGATTTAAGACCTGGGCCTGGATGCTGAGATCCAGGGCGCTTACGGGTTCGTCACAGACTAAAAATTCCGGGTTCACCGCCAGTGCGCGGGCGATGCCGATGCGCTGGCGCTGACCGCCGGAGAATTCATGGGGATAGCGCTCTACCATGCCGACGGGAAGACCCACGGTCTCCAGGAGTTCGCGGACCCGATTCATCCGTTGGGCTTTAGTCAGGTTCTTGAGGTGAATCGACATACCCTCGGCGATGGTGTCTCCAATGTTGATCCGTGGGTTGAGTGAACTGTAGGGGTCCTGGAAGACGATCTGCGCTTTAGCCCGAAAGGCGAGTAGCTCTGCATCTGTGGCTTGGAGCATATCTTTGTCATCAAAGAGGATCTGTCCCCCGGTAGCCGGGACCAAGCTCAAGACCGCTTTGCCCACCGTGGTTTTGCCACAGCCGGATTCCCCGACCAGACCGAGGGTTTTGCCTCTAGGGACGGTAAAACTTACGCCATCCACCGCTTTCACCGAACCGACGACCTGACGTAAAACACCTTTGCGGATCGGGAAGTGGACTTTGAGGTTCCGCACATCGAGTAAGAGCTTGGTCTTGGTCAGCACATCAGACACGGGCATTTACCTCCGTATAGAGATGACAGGCGACGCGTACGCCATCCGGCTGGAGGATGAGGTCGGGCACAGTCTGGTCACAGGGTTCGGCGCGATGGGGGCAGCGGGTGTTGAAGCGGCACCCCGGCGGGAATTTCGTCGCCTCCGGGACGGTCCCCTCAATGGTCGCAAGGCGTTGGCCCCGAGTCTGACGGCTGGGGAGGCTTGCGAAGAGGCCCTGCGTGTAGGGGTGGCGGGGGTTGTCAAAAATTTGCTTGACAGTACCGCGCTCGACGATTTTGCCTGCATACATGACAGCCACTTCATCCGCCATCTGCGCGACCACGCCTAGATCGTGGGTGATAAGTAGGAGGGCCATTCCGTATTCTTGTTGGAGGGCCTTGAGCAGGTCTAAGATCTGCGCCTGAATCGTCACATCCAAGGCGGTAGTAGGCTCATCGGCAATCAAGACCCCCGGTCTACAGGCGAGGGCAATAGCAATCATGACCCGTTGGCGCATCCCCCCAGATAATTGGTGCGGGTACTCGTCCAGACGGGCTTGAGGCTCGGGTATGCCCACTTTTTGGAGCATCTCCAGGGCGGCGTTACGGGCTGCATGGCCCTTGAGCCTCTGATGCAGGAAGATAGGCTCCATGACCTGATCTCCTACAGTGAGGACCGGGTTTAGGCTCGTGAGCGGCTCTTGAAAAATCATCGAGACCTTGAGTCCCCGGTAGCTGCGCATCTTGGGCTCCGGGAGGTCAAGTAGGTCATGACCTTCGTAGAGGATCTGACTCCCTGCCAGGACCGGTTCCCCATCCACCGATTCACCAGAGCGGACGACCCACCCGGCAGGCTTGGGAACCAAACGGATCACCGAGAGCGCCGTAGCCGATTTACCACAGCCGGACTCTCCAACTAAGGCCAGGGTCTGCCCGCGTTTGAGGTCAAAGGAAACATCGTCCACAGCCCGAGAGAGCCCGTTGCGGGTGCGGTAGTAGGTGCGGAGGTTTTTGACCTGAACAATGGGGGCCGATTCGCTCATGACACACCGGATAAGAGAGCAGCTACAGGAGCGTATTAAGCAATAGCTCAATCTTACGTTATGCCAGCAAAAACCAGGCTCTGCAAGCTCCGATAACCCAACTTAAGACAAAACTTCCTTATGCGTTTCGCGCTAAGTGTGCGCCTGTAGTCTAGACAAGAAAACCAGAAATAAACTTTAAAATGTATGATTTGAAACGAATTTGAACAGTGGCGGATGCAGGGTACCTCCAACACATGGAAATGCGCTAGGGACACTGCATCCGCATGAGTCGCGATAGGGGATTTAGGGGAGCAAATGTGCCATCAAATCATAATCAGCGCAGGCGCTATCGAACCAGAGCACAAGGCCCAACCCACCTCAACTACTTGCCACTAGCACCCACAATAAGAAAAGCTCCAGCAAGGACAACCAATATACCCGCAATTAAGGTCCAAGGGGCAGGTTCAGGCGCAGTCGCCGTGGTTAAAAACAAAAAGCCAAGCAAACTCAGACCTAATCCGCTCATATAAGTTCCTCGCATTCCGATTTCGCTCGTACTATAACGGGAGACCTCAGCGCAGGAACTCCATCTTTTGACCTATTCTCAACGCCGTACACTCCCTACTGTTTATTGTGTGGCCTCTGCCCATGGCTGGGGGCATACAACCCGGTTGGCGGCAGTGGTAGAGCGCTTGGTCACTCTTTATCCTACCCTCCCGGTCTACTTCAATACTCCGGCCCCTCAGTGGCTGGTGGATGTTCATGTCCGGGGCTGCTATCACTACCGACCCGTCGCCCTAGATGTGGGCATCGTCCAATCCAATAGTTTTGACCTGAATGAGCCAGCCACCCTCCAACGACTAGAACAACTTGTCGCAGGAGCCGAACCCCTACTCGACGCCGAAGCAGCATTCGCCCAAGAACATGGAGTCGCCCTGATTGTCGCTGACTGCCCACCCTTGGCGGTCCTGCTTGCCCAGCGCTTGGGTGTGCCCGTCTGGTACTTGACCAATTTCGGTTGGGACTTTATTTACTGTGCCTTGGGGCCGCGCTTTCAGCCTTGGGCGACGTGGGCGGAGCACCTCTATCAACAGGCTGACCTACTCCTCAAGCTACCCTTTGCCGAAGCGCTGAGCGCCTTCCCCCGCACTGAGTCTGTGCCCATAGTCGTCAACCAACCCCGCTATAGTCGCGCTGAGACCCGTGCCCAGCTAAATCTCCCGCCTGAAGCTCAAGTGGTGCTCCTGACCTTCGGTGGCCTGGGACTAGAGACGCTGCCCTATGCAAACCTGCTCGATTTCCCGGAGTGGCTATTTCTCACCACAGACCGACAGGCTCCATCCCTACCCAATCTCCGCGTAGCTGCCGGAGACCAATGGCGCATGGCCGAACTGTGTGCTGCGGCTGACCTTGCCCTCATCAAACCGGGCTACAGTACTGTTGCTGAATGCTGTGCCTGCGGGGTAACGACCTTCTGCACCGGACGGCCCAACTTTGCCGAAGCTGCCGTACTTATAGCGGGGCTCCGCGAGCAAGTCCCGCACTATATTCTTACGCCCGAACAAGTCCAACAAGGCCCTTGGACGTTTCTGAGAGCGCCCCCTCTACTGCCGCTCCAGCCTGGAACCCTGTCGTTTGATGGGGCCACAGTGGTGGCTCGCCGGATTGCCCACTTCCTTGGCTACTGAGTACTACCAAGTGGGATCGCTCAAGAGCTGCACTGTCACAGAAGTACTAGGCACTGGAGTAATACAGGAGCAGACTAGTTCTCCCCCATCGCTCAACTCAACCTCGCAGGCATGGCAGGAGCCCATCAGACAACCTGTTGGGATAAAGACACCCGCTTGGGTCGCCACATCGTAGAGTAAGTCCCCCGGCTCACACGTCACTGTAATGTCATTGGGTAAGAAACGCACCTGGACCATGAGCGGCTGCCTCGACTTCCATTCCGAGTGTAGCTTCCCTAACGCAGTGCTGCGGGCTCCGTGGAAAAACGGAGTTAAGTCTATGGAGATCCCCAGTATATTGTTTATGTAAAGCCTAAAGATACGCTGCATAAAACCCAATTGATAAGGGTAAGTTGGGTTAGTGGTCCCCCCTAAAAAGGTTGGTTGTCTTGACACACTGGGAGAAAGCAGACTCTGCCGAAAAACACATCTGTACGCTCCTAGAGCAGCGTGGTCAGGCTTATCTTGACTTGGGGCAATACGAAAAAGCCCGATTTGAATTCATGGGAGCCTTGACCGCAGCTAGGTCTCTACGTGACATCAATAAAGAGTGTGCCCTCGCCCTTGAAGTCGGTAAGTGTGAATTCAATATCCCCCATCGGATCAACAAGGCCCGTGAGTGGTTTGAGATGGCCCTCAAGCTATGTGGACTCCCTAACTTTCAAAAGGAAATCCTCCTCAAAGCCCGAGTCCTGACTTGTTTAGCAAACCTTGAAATGCGCACTGGGCACTTTGATAAGGCTCAGTCCTACTACCAGCAGGCCACTGCTGTAGCGGCTCCCTTCCCCCATATCCGGTCTCTCTGTCTACAAGGGCAGGCCGTTATGGCTATTATCTTAGAAGATTGGCAGACTGCTATTGAGCACTTAGAAGCTGCTTCTAGGGAATCAGCTACCTCGAATAGGTCAAGCCTACACTACAACTTGGGCTACTGTTACACGCAGATAGGAGCTTTTGATAAAGCTCGAGTAGAATTGCAACAAGCCCTGACTTTATCCAGTGCCGCGAAAGACAGGATGCTTAGGGCTCTTACTCAGTTCGTGTTAGGTTTAGGTTACGAGATGGAAAGACAATTAGATCAAGCTATATTTTATTATCAAGAGATCTGTAGTACGCAGCCGACCGCTGAGGCTTTGATTGGCTTGGCTCGTATTTATGCCACCTTTAAAAATAAAGAGATGCAAGCTCAGATTCTTGCAGAACAAGGTCAGCGGTTGCTAGAGAATGAACCCTTCAACTTGCTCATCGACTATACCCTGGAGTGGACGACCCTACTCCAGTTACGCCAAGCTAAAGCCTTGTCTGGGGTAAATCGCTGGCTCGTAGATGTACTTAGGTGCTTACCCCCTAATTTAAACTATTGGGATAGCCTCCCCCGTAGAAATCTTTTGCGGACAGTTAAAAACATCAGTGCTGATGAAATATCCAGCTCTTCTCCCATGGGCGTTCTGGGGATGTAGTTTTTTTACTCTTATCCCTTAACTGATGCCCAAGCAGGGTGCTCTTGAGAAGGAAAGCCTTTGTCTAGGAGTTCTTAGGTCAGGGCTTTGATTGCAAAGGTAAAGGCGGATTAGAAGCTTTATTAGTCCTAAAGGTCCCACAGGGGACAGCCCAGAGTGCCATCAAGGGATCGTCTGTGTCACTGCTAGCTGTGTAGTAGGCGCAGGCTGTGGGCATGACGACCTGCTCACAGTAAAGCTGAGCAGGCAGGTATTCGCTCAGATCAGAGCGGGTGCACAGGAAAGTCTGTTCCTCCGTGGGGGCAACTACGTCAGATTGGGAAGAGGCGGGTACGTCGGCACGGACCCCCTCCCCTAGTAATAGCAATCCCGCAACCAACATTAAGCGAATCAAGTGCATTGAGCTATTCCAGCCAGTGTTCATATAGGCTACAGTTTTTAAAATGGCGTTTCAAGTGAAAACGGTCTACGCTGAATCAGTGATTCCTACTGTGTTTACCCTACCTGGGCTCAGTGATTCTACGGAGTGGGCCTTACAGATCCCTGTACTATAGTAGGAGGCTCAATTCCCTGTCTATGTCCCCACCGTTACATAGTCCCGAATCCATCCTGCTCACGCTACAGACTTATCTAGGGCGTGCAACCCTGCCCCAGGAGATTGCTCAGTATGCCGTGCGGTGCATCGGCGAACTCCTGAAGGCTTGGCGTTGCGTTCTTGTCCAGCCCAATATCATTACCGGACAGCCTGTGGTCATGGCCGAATTTTGCCCTGACCTTCAAGACTTAGCCGCCAAAGACTGTCTGACCCGCCATGGGGCTGAAGAAGACGACCTCCTACTCTTTGAAAATATTGCGGCATCGACCGTAACGCCCGAACCAAATAGCCAAACCGCCTGCGCCAAAGACCGGCGAGAACTCTGGGACCTGCCGGGGTACCAAATTCCTCTGGTGCATCAGGGAGTCACCTATGGGTTGTTGGAGCTATATCCTTCGTGGCTCTCAGAGCGGTGCACCACGACCCATGCCACACTCCT encodes:
- a CDS encoding type II secretion system protein GspD, with translation MSAKDPQIALRSLVAALNLRVYRQPGTGWLVVGGEESPYQVNARVRLVLVNRSDAVDRGLTYSINQGTGLFDSQGNPVLNAQAFVGLNRTAPGVTATGNPLSSTVNTIVAAPGALGTLAIGTFLAQLQLLETQGRSETLLDQDVVVTNGQSATVERTIRVRVPGAVTGAATTTLQTFQEVPIRTSVNLIPEVLPSEGYVRLNLNVRVSNFTGSGNELVIDETNVNYPSVIVQNGGTVALAGTNRRTHSETEFKLPLLGDLPLIGGLFRSVSVNNQDQVLLALVTPQIQRLPSYGADIDRAQGFVPPPPANIPDYGPGILKNEVVKISP
- the trxB gene encoding thioredoxin-disulfide reductase, which translates into the protein MVENLVIIGSGPAGYTAAIYAGRAHLQPLVFEGFQAGGVPGGQLMTTTEVENFPGFPDGVQGPELMHRTRLQAQRWGARLVGEDITSVDFSKRPFSITGDDIQVEAHAVILATGATARRLHLPGEEEFWNNGISACAICDGANPLFAGAEVAVVGGGDTACEEAQFLTKYARTVHLLVRRDQLRASKAMQERVLSHPNIRIHWQTQPIAAQGDSVLKSLQLQNTQTQEVTQLAVGGLFYAIGHQPNTGLFQGQVHLDEQGYVETWGKSTATSVEGVWAAGDVQDRRYRQAVTAAGTGCMAALEAEHWLSWNALVQPQILSTVL
- a CDS encoding thioredoxin family protein, yielding MSSTPANVYIGGSAFQQLQQSSTGLILVDVVAPHCASCETLKPVLHDLAAQHPDSLNLVQIDMSEDPDLAIELGVRSAPTVVFIKGGKLLTRMAGLKPKKQYLETVQQYL
- a CDS encoding cytochrome c biogenesis protein CcdA, with product MTRLEERPQGTEPGTSKSTGIPIWLYITLGLVVVGVGLVTVGPVSKSIEHLISAIENTYQQWFQNQDTNQPIILLPLAFAGGLIASISPCILALLPLNLSYIGTRNITSRWDAFLKAGAFVLGAVTVLSLFGLFSSFAGAVIVDYKGYINVGVGLIILVMGLSLLEVIRIPLPEVNLDLPIAGPFGVGFTFALVSSPCASPVLFAVLAAAAATGSQLLGTLTMVSYALGYTAVIFVSSLFTGLAKQAGGLLNYSKVIIQVGSIALLLTGGYYLTVGALWFL
- a CDS encoding glutathione S-transferase family protein produces the protein MIKVYDLAGAEEDLRFSPNCWRVKMALKHKGLTFEAIPWRFVEKDAIAFSGQKTVPVLVDGDQTIIDSWSIACYLEAAYPEHPSLFGGSVGMGTARWVKFWCEQELHSILFKIILPDLFERLHEKDKPYFRQTREARFGKTLEQIAEPTTEAVATLRKRLSPLRATLEQQPYLSGVQPSFADYLIFGALMWARSVSPIQLLEPTDSVYLWRDRLLDSFDGYARSAPGYPS
- a CDS encoding ABC transporter ATP-binding protein translates to MPVSDVLTKTKLLLDVRNLKVHFPIRKGVLRQVVGSVKAVDGVSFTVPRGKTLGLVGESGCGKTTVGKAVLSLVPATGGQILFDDKDMLQATDAELLAFRAKAQIVFQDPYSSLNPRINIGDTIAEGMSIHLKNLTKAQRMNRVRELLETVGLPVGMVERYPHEFSGGQRQRIGIARALAVNPEFLVCDEPVSALDLSIQAQVLNLLIDLREKFKLTLLFISHDLSVVRHLCDEVAVMYLGRIVEQAPTEQLFCDPRHPYTQALLSAIPEASSTPKAERIRLTGDVPSPINPPSGCPFHPRCFMATELCGTTVPPRIKISEEHWAVCHYAQEASRVAQKM
- a CDS encoding ABC transporter ATP-binding protein, which encodes MSESAPIVQVKNLRTYYRTRNGLSRAVDDVSFDLKRGQTLALVGESGCGKSATALSVIRLVPKPAGWVVRSGESVDGEPVLAGSQILYEGHDLLDLPEPKMRSYRGLKVSMIFQEPLTSLNPVLTVGDQVMEPIFLHQRLKGHAARNAALEMLQKVGIPEPQARLDEYPHQLSGGMRQRVMIAIALACRPGVLIADEPTTALDVTIQAQILDLLKALQQEYGMALLLITHDLGVVAQMADEVAVMYAGKIVERGTVKQIFDNPRHPYTQGLFASLPSRQTRGQRLATIEGTVPEATKFPPGCRFNTRCPHRAEPCDQTVPDLILQPDGVRVACHLYTEVNARV
- a CDS encoding glycosyltransferase family protein, giving the protein MASAHGWGHTTRLAAVVERLVTLYPTLPVYFNTPAPQWLVDVHVRGCYHYRPVALDVGIVQSNSFDLNEPATLQRLEQLVAGAEPLLDAEAAFAQEHGVALIVADCPPLAVLLAQRLGVPVWYLTNFGWDFIYCALGPRFQPWATWAEHLYQQADLLLKLPFAEALSAFPRTESVPIVVNQPRYSRAETRAQLNLPPEAQVVLLTFGGLGLETLPYANLLDFPEWLFLTTDRQAPSLPNLRVAAGDQWRMAELCAAADLALIKPGYSTVAECCACGVTTFCTGRPNFAEAAVLIAGLREQVPHYILTPEQVQQGPWTFLRAPPLLPLQPGTLSFDGATVVARRIAHFLGY
- a CDS encoding 2Fe-2S iron-sulfur cluster-binding protein; translated protein: MVQVRFLPNDITVTCEPGDLLYDVATQAGVFIPTGCLMGSCHACEVELSDGGELVCSCITPVPSTSVTVQLLSDPTW